The Rhopalosiphum maidis isolate BTI-1 chromosome 1, ASM367621v3, whole genome shotgun sequence genome has a segment encoding these proteins:
- the LOC113560675 gene encoding TBC1 domain family member whacked, with translation MKAASPFSVNKMENQYVDNDEDNYSDASSSLAPNGSVVSTVPDRHGFLGGAQYLNESKHMISANKTIERERKWLNMTANWDKQMIRNFKKVQNRCRKGIPQSIRPRAWLYLTKANKLLDQKKNLYFKLCDQPGDRKWIEDIRKDLHRQFPYHEMFVDNDGTGQKELFNVLKAYTILNPVIGYCQAQAPIAAFLLMHMPAEQAFWCFVAICDDYLSDYYSPGMETLIRDGNILFALLKEREPKIYKLLKKQCIDPIMYMTEWFLCAFTRTLPWPTLLRFWDIFLFDGIKTFFKMGLIMIKISLPEKSYSDLKKRFPTMCETLEALRNPPLHMLEEERIIKKLILLEIPEDTFKYYHIQQSSLRRKTKETKKVRETDVF, from the exons atgaaaGCGGCTAGTCCGTTCTCTGTGAACAAAATGGAAAACCAATATGTCGACAACGACGAAGACAACTACTCAGATGCCAGCTCATCGCTGGCTCCCAACGGTTCAGTAGTGTCAACAGTGCCTGACAGACATGGTTTCTTAGGTGGTGCCCAATACCTCAACGAATC GAAACACATGATATCAGCTAACAAAACAATAGAACGTGAACGAAAATGGCTTAATATGACTGCCAATTGGGATAAACAAATGAttaggaattttaaaaaa gtacaaAACAGATGTAGAAAAGGAATACCTCAATCAATCAGGCCCAGAGCTTGGTTGTATTTAACTAAAGCAAATAAATTGTTGGaccaaaagaaaaatttatattttaagctatGTGACCAGCCAGGAGATCGTAAATGGATTGAAGACATAAGAAAAGATCTACATCGACAGTTCCCATATCATGAGATGTTTGTCGACAACGATGGAACAGg CCAAAAAGAATTATTCAATGTTCTCAAagcgtatacaatattaaacccTGTAATTGGATATTGTCAAGCACAAGCTCCAATTGCTGCATTTCTTCTCATGCACATGCCAGCTGAGCAAGCATTTTGGTGTTTCGTAGCAATTTGTGACGATTACCTTAGTGATTACTACAGTCCAGGAATG gaaacATTGATTAGAGATGGTAACATACTTTTTGCATTGTTAAAAGAACGTGAGCcaaaaatttacaaacttTTG aaaaagcaATGCATTGATCCAATTATGTATATGACTGAATGGTTCTTATGTGCTTTCACAAGAACATTGCCATGGCCCACTTTGTTGAGATTTtgggatatatttttatttgatg gcattaaaacatttttcaaaatgggtttaataatgattaaaatatcattaccaGAAAAATCATATTCAGATCTCAAAAAACGTTTTCCTACCATGTGTGAAACTTTAGAAGCCTTGCGAAATCCACCATTACATATGCTTGAGGAAGagagaattattaaaaag CTCATATTGTTAGAAATACCCGAAGATACGTTCAAATATTACCACATACAACAGTCCTCGTTAAGGCGAAAAacaaaagaaacaaaaaaagttcGAGAAACTGATGTGTTCTGA
- the LOC113547898 gene encoding SNW domain-containing protein 1-like encodes MSLFSVLPAPTQFLQDLEEDDEANETLAEKTNTFEVYAVKIPPYGNRNGWVPRTVEDFGDGGAFPEIQVAQYPLNMGKENKESVSNALALQLTSDGKVKYDMIARQGQRKDKVIYSKLSDMLPSEVINEDDPSLQKPDSEEVADITEKTRAALEKLTNSKVSAALPVRAADKPAPVQWFRYTPTEQGKEYNSGSKQRVVRLVEAQKDPMEPPKFKINKKIPRGPPSPPAPLMHSPTRKTSVKEQKEWKIPPCISNWKNAKGYTIPLDKRLAADGRGLQQNHINEKFAKLAEALYIADRKAREAVEMRAQLEKKMAQKEKEKKEEHLRAMAQKAREERAGIRLPGSAKNDESRERDQLRLERQKDRARDRNLARNADSRKNKVLRDRDISEQIALGLPAITRKTGDTQYDQRLLNTSAGMDTGFGDDEEYNVYDKPWRGNSSLAQHIYRPSANIDKEVYGDDLDKIAKTNRFVPNKEFSGTDRDPKASGRSGPVQFEKHQQEEDPFGLDQFLTQAKHASKRSQPQQQDRDKRRRKD; translated from the exons ATGTCCCTATTTAG TGTATTACCAGCACCCACACAATTCCTCCAAGATTTAGAAGAAGATGACGAGGCTAACGAAACACTTGCTGAGAAAACCAATACTTTTGAAGTGTATGCTGTAAAAATTCCACCATATGGAAACAGAAATGGATGGGTACCAAGGACTGTTGAa GATTTTGGTGATGGTGGTGCTTTTCCGGAAATCCAAGTTGCGCAATATCCATTGAATATGGGCAAAGAAAATAAAGAATCTGTTTCAAATGCTCTTGCATTACAGTTAACTTCTGATGGTAAAgttaaatatgatatgattGCTCGTCAAGGTCAAAGAAAAGATAAAGtgatttattcaaaactatcTGATATGCTTCCATCTGAGGTGATCAATGAAGATGATCCTTCTTTGCAAAAGCCTGATTCAGAAGAAGTTGCTGACATCACTGAAAAAACAAGAGCAGCTCTGGAAAAGTTGACCAATTCTAAAGTTTCGGCTGCATTACCAGTACGGGCGGCAGATAAACct GCTCCTGTACAATGGTTTCGTTATACCCCTACCGAACAAGGAAAAGAATACAATTCCGGATCAAAACAGCGTGTAGTAAGATTAGTAGAGGCTCAGAAAGATCCAATGGAACcaccaaaattcaaaattaataaaaaaatacctcgAGGTCCTCCATCACCTCCTGCACCTTTAATGCATTCCCCCACTAGAAAGACATCTGTTAAGGAACAAAAAGAATGGAAAATTCCTCCATGTATCTCCAATTGGAAAAATGCTAAAGGTTATACAATTCCATTAGATAAAAGATTAGCTGCTGATGGTCGAGGTTTACaacaaaatcatataaatgaaaaGTTTGCTAAGCTGGCAGAGGCTTTATATATAGCAGATCGTAAAGCCAGAGAAGCTGTTGAAATGAGAGCTCAGTTAGAAAAGAAAATGGCACAAAAAGAAAAGGAAAAGAAAGAAGAACATCTTAGAGCAATGGCTCAAAAAGCCAGAGAAGAAAGAGCAGGTATTCGGCTTCCTGGATCTGCTAAAAATGATGAATCTCGTGAGCGTGATCAATTACGTTTAGAACGTCAAAAAGACAGAGCTCGTGATCGAAACCTTGCTAGGAATGCTGACAGCCGTAAAAACAAAGTATTACGAGATCGAGATATTAGTGAACAAATTGCTCTTGGACTTCCAGCAATTACTAGAAAAACAGGAGATACTCAGTATGATCAACGTTTGCTTAATACATCAGCAGGTATGGATACCGGTTTCGGTGATGATGaagaatataatgtgtatgatAAACCTTGGCGTGGAAATAGCTCTTTGGCTCAACATATTTATCGTCCATCTGCTAATATTGATAAAGAAGTGTATGGTGATGATTTAGACAAAATTGCTAAGACAAATAG gttTGTGCCAAATAAAGAATTTAGTGGAACAGATCGTGATCCTAAAGCTAGTGGTCGATCTGGTCCAGttcaatttgaaaaacatCAACAAGAAGAGGATCCATTTGGTTTGGATCAGTTCTTAACTCAAGCCAAGCATGCATCTAAAAGGTCTCAACCACAACAACAAGATCGTGATAAACGTCGTAGAAAagattaa
- the LOC113547899 gene encoding cytochrome b-c1 complex subunit 9 — protein sequence MAITKVLYQTILRRPSRFFVVIAVGSLFFERTLDIGIENLFDKMNRGKQWKDIADKYV from the exons ATGGCAATCACAAAAGTACTCTACCAAACAATTTTGAGGAGGCCATCTCGCTTCTTTGTCGTAATAGCAGTTGGATCTCTGTTCTTTGAAAGAACACTGGATATCGGTATTGAAaacttatttgataaaatgaaCCGCGgt AAACAATGGAAAGACATTGCCGACAAATATGTTTGA